Proteins from a single region of Apium graveolens cultivar Ventura chromosome 7, ASM990537v1, whole genome shotgun sequence:
- the LOC141672980 gene encoding potassium channel SKOR-like isoform X3 codes for MVLQFFVAYRDKVTYKMIYNRSAIALRYLKSYFILDLLGCLPWDILYKASGNSEEVRFLLWIRLIRTRKVLAFLHQLEKDIRINYLFCRILKLLVVEIYCTHTAACIFYYLATSLPVDQESYTWIGSLKLGDYSYSHFREINIWRRYLTSLYFAIVTMSTVGYGDIHAVNPREMIFVMIYVSFDMVLGAYLIGNITALIVKGSKTERYRDKMSDIFRYLSRNRLGKDIRTLIKDHLRLQYECSYTDATVLHDLPISIRAKISQNLYKPYIENVSLFKDCSPEFINQIVTRVCEEFFFPGELIMEQGDAVDQIYIVCHGVLEEVSIDDQGAEEIVSLLKPSSLFGVVSILCNIPQPYTIRVRDLCRLLRLEKQLFSNILQIFVDDEQRIMTNIREGRANLHVKQLESDITFHMVKREAELATQVNSAAYYGDLLQLKGFIRAGADPNKKDYGGRSPLHIAASRGYEDITVFLIQESADINIIDNFGNTPLFEAIKGGHNHVASLLIKEGAVLKIDDAGTFLCTTVARGNVDFIKMALSSGIDPNSMDYDHRTPLHVAASQGFYLLANLLLEAGASVLLKDRWGNTPLDEGKMSGNKLLIELLEEAKSLQLSEFSDNSQGITAKLPTKKCTVFPFHPWKPKQSDCYGVMLWVPRTIDELIETAAKQLKCSPNSFIVSEDAGKLFDVDMITDGQKLYLVNGS; via the exons ATGGTTTTACAATTCTTTGTCGCTTACAGAGATAAGGTGACATACAAAATGATATATAATCGTTCTGCAATTGCTTTACG GTACTTAAAATCTTATTTCATTTTAGATTTACTTGGGTGCTTGCCTTGGGATATTCTTTATAAG GCAAGTGGAAATAGCGAAGAAGTGAGGTTTCTCCTTTGGATTAGATTAATTCGGACGCGAAAAGTTCTAGCTTTCCTACACCAGTTGGAGAAGGACATAAGGATCAATTATCTCTTTTGCAGGATTTTAAAGCTTCTAGTTGTTGAGATCTATTGTACTCATACAGCAGCATGCATATTTTACTATTTGGCGACCTCTCTCCCAGTTGACCAAGAAAGCTATACGTGGATTGGAAGTCTAAAACTAGGAGACTACAGTTATTCACACTTTAGAGAGATTAATATATGGAGGCGTTACTTAACATCTTTATACTTTGCCATTGTTACTATGTCAACTGTTG GTTATGGAGATATACATGCGGTGAATCCTAGAGAAATGATATTCGTAATGATATATGTATCTTTTGATATGGTTCTCGGTGCATACTTGATTGGTAACATCACTGCTTTAATTGTAAAAGGATCAAAGACAGAGAGATATAGGGATAAAATGTCAgatattttcagatatttaagCAGAAATAGACTTGGGAAGGACATCCGTACACTTATCAAAGATCACTTAAGGCTACAGTATGAATGCAGCTACACTGATGCTACTGTTCTGCATGATCTCCCCATCTCTATTCGTGCCAAG ATCTCCCAAAACTTGTATAAGCCATACATTGAAAATGTTTCACTTTTCAAGGACTGCTCTCCAGAGTTCATTAATCAGATT GTAACTAGAGTTTGCGAGGAGTTTTTTTTCCCTGGAGAGTTGATAATGGAACAGGGAGATGCAGTTGATCAGATTTATATAGTCTGTCATGGTGTTTTG GAAGAGGTCAGTATAGATGACCAGGGTGCAGAAGAAATAGTTTCTCTCCTCAAACCTAGCAGCTTATTTGGTGTAGTTTCAATTCTTTGTAACATTCCTCAACCATATACTATCAGAGTTCGTGACTTGTGTAGGCTTCTTCGGCTTGAAAAACAACTGTTTTCCAATATCCTTCAGATATTTGTGGATGATGAGCAAAGAATCATGACAAACATACGAGAG GGGAGAGCCAATCTACATGTGAAGCAACTGGAGTCTGATATAACCTTTCACATGGTAAAACGAGAGGCAGAACTTGCTACACAAGTAAATAGTGCTGCTTATTATGGTGATTTGCTTCAGCTGAAAGGCTTCATTCGGGCCGGAGCTGATCCTAATAAGAAAGATTATGGCGGGAGGTCACCGCTG CATATTGCTGCATCAAGAGGATATGAAGATATCACGGTTTTTCTCATTCAAGAATCCGCAGATATTAACATTATAG ATAATTTCGGAAACACACCTCTCTTCGAAGCCATCAAGGGTGGACATAATCATGTAGCTTCTTTGCTAATTAAAGAAGGAGCCGTCCTGAAAATCGATGATGCTGGTACTTTTTTGTGCACTACAGTTGCAAGGGGGAATGTAGATTTTATTAAAATGGCTTTATCTAGTGGCATTGATCCAAATTCTATGGACTACGATCATCGAACTCCTCTTCATGTAGCTGCCTCACAAGGGTTTTATTTACTGGCAAATCTGCTATTGGAAGCTGGGGCTTCTGTTCTCTTGAAAGACAG ATGGGGAAACACCCCACTCGATGAAGGGAAAATGTCGGGAAACAAGCTTTTGATCGAGCTATTGGAAGAAGCAAAATCTCTTCAACTATCTGAATTTTCTGATAACTCTCAAGGTATCACAG CTAAGCTGCCGACTAAGAAATGTACAGTGTTCCCTTTCCATCCTTGGAAGCCAAAGCAGAGTGATTGCTACGGGGTGATGTTGTGGGTACCAAGAACTATTGATGAGCTCATTGAAACAGCTGCAAAGCAGCTAAAGTGTTCTCCTAATTCTTTCATTGTATCTGAAGATGCAGGTAAACTGTTTGATGTAGACATGATAACTGATGGTCAGAAATTGTACTTGGTAAATGGAAGCTAA